Proteins from a genomic interval of Chitinivibrionia bacterium:
- a CDS encoding type II toxin-antitoxin system PemK/MazF family toxin codes for MYKRGEIVLIPVPFSNLSSVKKRPVLVISNTLHNYANRDMIVVAITSNLQQNGIIIEANDLIFGELPKTSLIRCEKIYTLEQSIVHKRFGVVSQDVLENVVNEINNLITE; via the coding sequence ATGTATAAACGTGGAGAAATCGTTTTAATTCCTGTGCCGTTCAGTAATTTATCTTCTGTTAAAAAGCGCCCTGTTCTTGTAATTTCAAATACTTTGCACAATTACGCAAATCGCGATATGATAGTTGTCGCGATTACTTCAAATTTACAACAAAACGGAATAATAATAGAAGCAAACGATTTAATATTCGGCGAACTTCCAAAAACATCACTTATCCGTTGCGAAAAGATTTACACATTGGAACAAAGTATTGTTCATAAGCGTTTCGGCGTTGTTTCTCAAGATGTTTTGGAAAATGTGGTAAATGAAATAAATAACTTGATTACGGAATAA